A part of Cotesia glomerata isolate CgM1 linkage group LG4, MPM_Cglom_v2.3, whole genome shotgun sequence genomic DNA contains:
- the LOC123263407 gene encoding uncharacterized protein LOC123263407 isoform X2, with amino-acid sequence MKFDGFVDLGDHTPQKYLNTRADHALVFMFQPFQGDWVQVVGSFLSKNSVTSDILHKLITECILLLEKAGLQVDCVTTDAAQWNRGAWKIFGIDDQKFSCEHPYDANRRLWFASDFCHLLKNFRNGIIKLPCFWTPDGIVKMLHWEVLLKLEAYGKMNMKIGFKLSPSHLKPEGFQKMNVLLATQVFWKLLC; translated from the exons ATGAAATTTGATGGTTTTGTCGACTTAGGAGATCATACACCACAAAAGTACTTAAATACAAGAGCTGACCATGCTCTTGTATTCATGTTTCAGCCGTTTCAAGGCGACTGGGTACAAGTCGTTGGAAGCTTTTTAAGTAAGAATTCTGTTACCAGTGATATTTTACATAAGCTAATAACAGAATGCATACTGCTGCTTGAAAAAGCTGGTCTTCAAGTTGACTGTGTGACTACTGATGCTGCACAATGGAATAGAGGTGCCTGGAAAATATTTGGAATAGATGACCAAAAATTCAGTTGTGAGCATCCTTACGATGCTAATAGAAGGTTATGGTTTGCATCCGACTTCTGccatttgttgaaaaattttagaaatggAATAATTAAACTTCCGTGTTTTTGg aCTCCTGATGGTATTGTTAAAATGCTCCATTGGGAAGTACTCCTGAAGCTTGAAGCGTATGGAAAAATGAATATGAAAATAGGTTTCAAATTATCTCCAAGTCATTTGAAACCGGAGGgatttcaaaaaatgaatgTGTTACTTGCAACGCAGgtattttggaaattattatGTTGA
- the LOC123263407 gene encoding uncharacterized protein LOC123263407 isoform X1: protein METYSKRGTLLIDEVALSEGVKLNSRTMKFDGFVDLGDHTPQKYLNTRADHALVFMFQPFQGDWVQVVGSFLSKNSVTSDILHKLITECILLLEKAGLQVDCVTTDAAQWNRGAWKIFGIDDQKFSCEHPYDANRRLWFASDFCHLLKNFRNGIIKLPCFWTPDGIVKMLHWEVLLKLEAYGKMNMKIGFKLSPSHLKPEGFQKMNVLLATQVFWKLLC from the exons ATGGAAACTTATTCTAAAAGGG GTACACTTCTTATTGATGAAGTAGCCTTGAGTGAAGGGGTGAAATTAAATTCGCGAACGATGAAATTTGATGGTTTTGTCGACTTAGGAGATCATACACCACAAAAGTACTTAAATACAAGAGCTGACCATGCTCTTGTATTCATGTTTCAGCCGTTTCAAGGCGACTGGGTACAAGTCGTTGGAAGCTTTTTAAGTAAGAATTCTGTTACCAGTGATATTTTACATAAGCTAATAACAGAATGCATACTGCTGCTTGAAAAAGCTGGTCTTCAAGTTGACTGTGTGACTACTGATGCTGCACAATGGAATAGAGGTGCCTGGAAAATATTTGGAATAGATGACCAAAAATTCAGTTGTGAGCATCCTTACGATGCTAATAGAAGGTTATGGTTTGCATCCGACTTCTGccatttgttgaaaaattttagaaatggAATAATTAAACTTCCGTGTTTTTGg aCTCCTGATGGTATTGTTAAAATGCTCCATTGGGAAGTACTCCTGAAGCTTGAAGCGTATGGAAAAATGAATATGAAAATAGGTTTCAAATTATCTCCAAGTCATTTGAAACCGGAGGgatttcaaaaaatgaatgTGTTACTTGCAACGCAGgtattttggaaattattatGTTGA
- the LOC123263395 gene encoding uncharacterized protein LOC123263395 encodes MSIKSDSSQLSGLSGISNLSCSSSMYLSTKVKNKEFSLNKILEALIKCEESIYQIAHRKLIYKSIEIIASENDKLQPELLDKLKQMLLVHKIDKHLVLPNDNNSKLTILGIEETPKPEFNYEERKGIKLAVETEVLQRINCFISRYEEYGGNLIETMGTKDSIMKQQLFDFNKLDISHWKDKIDETFDEYQRHILICAELLEEWLQLKHVDIGNFNTKNVQSKLLEAEILEIQAKVTKIKYTISMFNETSVTLDAFRIIDRKLDEKLDDILLEIKKKKILSKQYQDLRGTEYDDILRRYLDLRSTIEKEERLLKSL; translated from the exons atgagtATCAAGAGTGACAGTAGTCAATTGTCAG GACTCTCTGGTATCTCGAACTTATCATGTTCAAGTTCCATGTATTTATcaacaaaagttaaaaataaggaATTCtcgttgaataaaatattagagGCATTAATAAAATGCGAAGAATCTATTTACCAAATAGCTCAtcgtaaattaatttacaaatccaTTGAAATTATTGCCTCTGAAAATGATAAATTGCAGCCGGAGTTgttagataaattaaaacaaatgtTATTAGTTCATAAAATAGATAAACATCTTGTCTTACcaaatgacaataatagcaaATTAACTATATTAGGTATTGAAGAAACTCCAAAGCctgaatttaattatgaagaaCGTAAAGGAATTAAATTAGCTGTAGAAACTGAAGTATTGCAACGCATAAATTGTTTTATCTCAAg GTACGAAGAGTATGGAGGaaatttaatagaaacaatGGGAACAAAAGATTCAATAATGAAGCAACAATTGTTTGACTTTAATAAGTTAGACATATCCCACTGGAAAGATAAAATTGACGAAACTTTTGATGAATATCAACGTCATATTTTAATTTGTGCTGAATTATTAGAAGAATGGTTACAACTTAAGCATGTTGATATCGgaaattttaatactaaaaatgtACAATCTAAATTACTCGAAGCAGAAATTCTTGAGATACAAGCAAAAGTCACTAAAATTAAGTATACAATATCAATGTTTAACGAAACATCAGTAACACTTGATGCATTTAGAATTATCGATCGAAAATTAGATGAAAAGTTAGATGATATAttgttagaaataaaaaaaaaaaaaatattatccaAACAATATCAGGATTTACGTGGCACTGAATACGACGATATATTGAGGAGGTATTTAGATTTACGATCTACAATCGAGAAAGAAGAGCGTTTATTAAAAAGtctctaa
- the LOC123263397 gene encoding phosducin-like protein yields the protein MATLEDKILGEKLEYYCSSSDDEEKDSGDSDSEESKSELKGSVQSEEIPSSSYDEWNGTSSNTGPKGVLKDWQRFKQLESEKRADQERERLQLIKKLSITCRSVLDDEKENLSETDPELAELLEDDFLLEYQKQRMKEMLVKANKFQFGTLINLSSADEFLEAIDKEDKSVTVIVHIYEKNIPACEAMNGSLINLAQEYTNIKFCKILGLTAGLSKHFKKRGVPALLVYKNGQVIGNFVNVSDTLGTDFYASDVENFLLENGIIVDKNNISKIIADSINDDSE from the exons atggcTACATTAGAGGATAAAATATTGGGTGAAAAATTGGAATATTACTGCAGTTCAAGTGACGACGAAGAAAAAGATTCTGGAGATTCAGATTCTGAGGAATCAAAATCAGAATTGAAAGGAAGTGTTCAGTCAGAGGAAATTCCTTCTTCGAGTTATGATGAGTGGAATGGTACTTCCAGTAACACTGGCCCTAAAGGTGTTTTAAAG gaTTGGCAAAGATTTAAACAATTGGAGTCGGAAAAAAGAGCCGACCAAGAACGAGAACGtttgcaattaattaaaaaattaagtattacTTGTAGAAGTGTATTGGACgatgaaaaagaaaatcttAGTGAAACAGACCCAGAATTAGCGGAATTGCTTGAAGATGATTTTTTACTTGAATATCAAAAACAAAGAATGAAAGAAATGCTAGTGAaagcaaataaatttcaatttggtactttaattaatttaagtagtGCCGATGAATTTTTAGAGGCTATTGATAAAGAAGACAAGTCTGTGACTGTTATTGTACATATTTACGAGAAAAACATTCCTGCGTGTGAAGCTATGAATGggagtttaataaatttggctCAAGAatatacaaacataaaattttgtaaaattcttg gtttGACAGCTGGCTTAAGTAAGCATTTTAAAAAACGAGGGGTTCCAGCTCTTcttgtttataaaaatggcCAAGTAATTGGTAATTTTGTCAATGTATCTGACACATTAGGAACTGACTTTTATGCTTCAGATGTTGAAAACTTTTTGCTTGAAAATGGAATCATcgtagataaaaataatatatcaaaaataattgctGATTCAATTAATGATGACAGTGAATAA
- the LOC123263390 gene encoding uncharacterized protein LOC123263390 produces the protein MTLHWWMHWFWVTLKFTVIFGIPVSLVKEDPTIKYDSSTVWQSVTEKMTTNSDEILSEVEPTVANMRIAKAINFYQPSMKGNVAVDPSESRPSTNASITIKNTQDNSEYHNNDSIDPYTFIPDERTTNFWSGQTEIQKEELIDDFRIKNDKIYQKRKDTRITWILTTSRPLIRQNHEEKSGDLFSNLSTTEKKDLTVLPLKLEERRIKFIVNRTQITTGDNNETLFSTRISNSSEDIEIDQELAEPRVSSVTKVPLFADSNRISRARNAFVSDFRIDRAQDRSSQDNIEEIESEKNIDSISVQSSTFDIAVITGSCLAMVVFLSAMVSFGFIMYRRKYLNPPQTLNSDKCSNPDTSGYIDDSTIQDNSEEMYSLDNDSFLNSLEAMTIQNYWTDSVKHTKL, from the exons ATGACGCTCCACTGGTGGATGCATTGGTTTTGGGTGACCTTGAAATTTACTG TTATATTCGGGATCCCAGTATCATTGGTGAAAGAAGACCCAACAATAAAATATGATTCGAGTACTGTATGGCAAAGTGTCACCGAAAAAATGACTACAAATTCAGATGAAATTTTAAGCGAAGTAGAACCTACAGTAGCCAATATGAGAATAGCAaaagcaattaatttttatcaaccgTCCATGAAAGGAAATGTAGCTGTTGATCCTTCTGAGAGTAGACCGTCCACAAATGCTTccataactataaaaaatactcaagATAATTCAGAATATCATAACAACGATAGTATAGATCCTTATACATTTATTCCTGATGAACGAACTACTAATTTTTGGAGTGGTCAAACAGAAATACAGAAAGAAGAATTAATAGATGATTTTcgtattaaaaatgataaaatttatcaaaaaagaaAAGATACACGAATCACGTGGATTTTAACCACCAGTCGACCATTAATAAGACAAAACCACGAAGAAAAATCTGGGGATTTGTTTTCAAATCTTAGTactactgaaaaaaaagatcTTACTGTATTACCTCTGAAACTTGAAGAaagaagaattaaatttatagttaatagaACCCAAATTACAACTGGTGATAATAATGAAACGCTATTTAGTACCAGAATTTCCAACAGTTCAGAAGATATTGAAATTGATCAAGAACTAGCCGAACCTCGCGTTTCTTCAGTTACTAAAGTACCATTATTTGCAGATTCTAATCGAATTAGTCGGGCAAGAAATGCTTTTGTTAGTGATTTTCGAATAGATCGAGCGCAGGATCGTTCTTCCCAAGATAATATTGAAGAGAttgaaagtgaaaaaaatattgacagtaTTAGTGTTCAATCTTCAACTTTTGATATTGCTGTTATTACTGGAAGTTGTTTGGCTATGGTTGTGTTTCTTAGTGCGATGGTTAGTTTTGGATTTATTATGTACAG ACGAAAGTATTTAAATCCACCTCAAACTTTGAACAGTGATAAATGTAGTAACCCGGATACTTCCGGTTACATTGATGATTCCACAATTCAa GATAATTCAGAAGAGATGTACAGTTTGGACAATGATTCATTTTTGAACTCTCTTGAAGCAATGACAATACAAAATTATTGGACAGATAGTGTGAAACATACGAAACTATGA